The following are encoded in a window of Kineococcus endophyticus genomic DNA:
- a CDS encoding DNA glycosylase AlkZ-like family protein has translation MIRLRRQDVGTWRLVAQRVVPVLPDATAVVTHLAALQAQDLRAAATAVALRTRAGAGAGENTSLADALDAGTVVRSWPMRGTLHLLRASDLRWVLALCATRTITATRRRREQLAITDADLDVARATVRTHCPPTGSTRADLLAAFEAAGQGTGGGRGYHLLHHLALTADLCLGPLAGREQLFVPLDPWVPPGDVPPDPLAEWTRRHLRSHGPTTATDVAFWTGLPLGTVRRGFEAVRAEFEAVEVEGVEHLVDPALPDLVAAHRGAARGVHLLPGFDEFLLGYADRSAVLALDHASRVAPGGNGVFRGTVVVGGRVVGTWTRAGDGVAVEEFEEFSAARRTALARRSRTLPSGWLDQRG, from the coding sequence GTGATCCGGCTGCGGCGGCAGGACGTGGGGACGTGGCGGCTCGTGGCCCAGCGGGTCGTGCCGGTCCTGCCGGACGCGACCGCCGTCGTCACGCACCTCGCCGCCCTGCAGGCGCAGGACCTGCGCGCCGCGGCGACGGCCGTGGCCCTGCGCACGCGGGCCGGCGCAGGGGCCGGTGAGAACACGAGCCTCGCCGACGCCCTGGACGCCGGGACCGTGGTCCGCTCCTGGCCGATGCGCGGAACCCTGCACCTGCTGCGCGCGAGCGACCTGCGCTGGGTGCTCGCGCTGTGCGCGACCCGGACGATCACCGCCACCCGCCGCCGGCGCGAGCAACTGGCCATCACCGACGCCGACCTCGACGTCGCCCGCGCGACCGTCCGCACGCACTGCCCGCCGACGGGCTCGACCCGCGCCGACCTGCTGGCCGCCTTCGAGGCCGCGGGGCAGGGCACCGGCGGGGGACGCGGCTACCACCTGCTGCACCACCTGGCCCTCACGGCCGACCTCTGCCTCGGCCCGCTCGCCGGTCGCGAGCAACTGTTCGTGCCCCTGGACCCGTGGGTCCCACCGGGCGACGTCCCGCCGGACCCGCTGGCGGAGTGGACGCGACGGCACCTGCGCTCGCACGGGCCGACGACGGCGACCGACGTCGCGTTCTGGACCGGTCTGCCGCTGGGCACCGTCCGCCGCGGGTTCGAGGCGGTCCGCGCCGAGTTCGAGGCCGTCGAGGTCGAAGGGGTCGAGCACCTCGTCGACCCCGCGCTGCCCGACCTCGTCGCGGCCCACCGCGGCGCCGCCCGGGGCGTCCACCTGCTGCCCGGGTTCGACGAGTTCCTGCTCGGCTACGCCGACCGGTCCGCGGTGCTGGCCCTCGATCACGCCAGCCGCGTCGCCCCCGGCGGGAACGGGGTGTTCCGCGGAACGGTCGTCGTCGGCGGCCGGGTGGTCGGAACGTGGACGCGTGCCGGCGACGGGGTCGCCGTCGAGGAGTTCGAGGAGTTCTCCGCCGCCCGCCGCACCGCGCTCGCACGGCGCTCCCGGACGTTGCCGTCGGGGTGGCTGGACCAGCGGGGCTGA
- a CDS encoding sulfite exporter TauE/SafE family protein has protein sequence MLDLATTDLIPLYLAALVIGFSKTSIGGAGTIAVAIFAAVLPAKESTGIILPLLILGDLFAISIYRRHADWGLLVRLFPYVAVGVVAGAGFVRVVDDTFMRRSIGVLLVLLVAIHVWRQRRLRKNTDVVPMSPSRRRWASLGFGFLAGFTTMVANAGGAPMSIYLFTMGLGVMSFLGTGAWFFFIVNCFKVPFSVGLGLISVDSLWLDLRLAPAVVLGALIGWWVAKRMDIKTFEKWVLGLSVVSGLNLLR, from the coding sequence GTGCTGGACCTGGCGACGACGGACCTCATCCCCCTGTACCTGGCGGCCCTCGTCATCGGGTTCTCCAAGACGTCGATCGGCGGCGCCGGCACGATCGCCGTCGCGATCTTCGCCGCCGTCCTGCCCGCCAAGGAGTCCACGGGGATCATCCTGCCCCTGCTCATCCTCGGCGACCTCTTCGCCATCTCCATCTACCGCCGGCACGCCGACTGGGGCCTGCTGGTCCGGCTCTTCCCCTACGTCGCGGTCGGCGTCGTCGCGGGCGCGGGTTTCGTCCGGGTCGTGGACGACACGTTCATGCGCCGGTCCATCGGCGTCCTGCTCGTGCTCCTCGTCGCGATCCACGTGTGGCGCCAGCGCCGGTTGCGCAAGAACACCGACGTCGTGCCGATGTCGCCGAGCCGGCGCCGGTGGGCGTCGCTGGGGTTCGGGTTCCTCGCGGGGTTCACGACGATGGTCGCCAACGCCGGCGGCGCCCCCATGTCGATCTACCTGTTCACGATGGGCCTGGGCGTCATGTCGTTCCTCGGCACCGGCGCCTGGTTCTTCTTCATCGTCAACTGCTTCAAGGTGCCGTTCAGCGTCGGGCTCGGCCTCATCAGCGTGGACTCGCTCTGGCTGGACCTGCGGCTCGCCCCGGCCGTCGTCCTGGGTGCGCTCATCGGGTGGTGGGTCGCCAAGCGGATGGACATCAAGACGTTCGAGAAGTGGGTGCTGGGCTTGTCCGTCGTCTCGGGGTTGAACCTGCTGCGCTGA
- a CDS encoding DNA polymerase IV, with product MTDPSVPGVVHLDLDAFFAAVEQRDKPSLRGKPVVVGGTGGRGVVSTASYEARAFGIGSAMPTARARRLCPNAAYLGGRFEAYREVSRQVMELAHELSPLVEPLSLDEAFVDLSAAHPDLDVAAVTAIAEDFRAAVRARTGLTVSVGAGASKLVAKIASDLRKPDALVVVPPAEQEDLLAPMSVRTIPGVGAVTGDRLVRAGLKTIGALAAADEGELVRMLGKAHGTALLAFARGIDPRPVVAEREAKSVSAEETFAVDLTDRRDLAERLRRMADRVAARLAAAGLSGRTVTVKVRRYDFSTLNRSRTLAHATSSAREIVQNATELLDTVDVADGVRLLGVGVSGLSEFSQADLLADLEDAVEPEADGAPAEEEPLESPQPYGPPAAPGWRPGQDVRHEEFGPGWVQGSGAGRVTVRFEGPHTPVGRIRTFRDDDSALAPADPPVFDPEHP from the coding sequence GTGACCGACCCGTCCGTGCCCGGGGTCGTGCACCTCGACCTCGACGCGTTCTTCGCCGCCGTCGAGCAGCGGGACAAGCCGTCGCTGCGGGGGAAACCGGTCGTCGTCGGCGGGACCGGTGGGCGCGGTGTGGTGTCCACGGCGAGCTACGAGGCCCGCGCGTTCGGGATCGGCTCGGCGATGCCGACGGCCCGGGCCCGGCGGTTGTGCCCGAACGCCGCCTACCTCGGGGGCCGGTTCGAGGCCTACCGGGAGGTCTCCCGCCAGGTCATGGAACTGGCCCACGAGCTGTCGCCGCTCGTGGAGCCGCTGTCGCTGGACGAGGCGTTCGTCGACCTCTCCGCGGCGCACCCCGACCTCGACGTCGCCGCGGTCACCGCCATCGCCGAGGACTTCCGGGCGGCCGTGCGGGCCAGGACCGGGCTGACCGTGTCGGTGGGTGCCGGAGCCAGCAAGCTCGTGGCCAAGATCGCCTCGGACCTGCGCAAACCCGATGCGCTCGTGGTCGTGCCGCCCGCGGAGCAGGAGGACCTGCTGGCGCCGATGAGCGTGCGGACGATCCCGGGTGTCGGCGCCGTCACGGGGGACCGGCTGGTCCGGGCGGGGTTGAAGACGATCGGTGCACTGGCGGCCGCGGACGAGGGGGAACTCGTCCGGATGCTGGGCAAGGCGCACGGCACGGCCCTGCTGGCCTTCGCGCGCGGGATCGACCCGCGGCCGGTGGTGGCCGAGCGCGAGGCGAAGTCCGTCTCGGCGGAGGAGACGTTCGCCGTCGACCTCACCGACCGGCGGGACCTCGCGGAACGACTGCGGCGCATGGCCGACCGCGTGGCGGCGCGGCTCGCCGCGGCCGGGTTGTCGGGTCGGACGGTGACGGTCAAGGTGCGCCGGTACGACTTCTCGACGCTGAACCGCTCGCGCACCCTGGCGCACGCGACGAGTTCGGCGCGCGAGATCGTCCAGAACGCCACCGAACTCCTGGACACCGTCGACGTCGCGGACGGCGTCCGGCTCCTCGGGGTGGGGGTGTCGGGGTTGAGCGAGTTCAGCCAGGCCGACCTGCTGGCGGACCTGGAGGACGCGGTGGAACCGGAGGCCGACGGGGCCCCGGCGGAGGAGGAACCGCTGGAGTCGCCGCAGCCCTACGGCCCGCCCGCGGCTCCGGGGTGGCGACCGGGACAGGACGTGCGGCACGAGGAGTTCGGGCCCGGCTGGGTCCAGGGATCGGGGGCGGGGCGCGTCACCGTACGGTTCGAGGGCCCGCACACCCCCGTCGGACGGATCCGCACGTTCCGCGACGACGACTCCGCGCTGGCCCCTGCCGATCCGCCCGTCTTCGACCCGGAGCACCCGTGA
- a CDS encoding AlkA N-terminal domain-containing protein — protein MKLPVPGGLAAEPLRRFLLAHALPGAETHVDGVHRRVFWTSHGPVEASVDLGTQERCDVVVLDGPHAEEVAPVVRRWLDLDGHQEEAERHLAQDPLLAPLVAANPGLRVPRAVSGAETALLTVLGQQVSLAAARTFAGRLVAAYGESVDALRAFPRPDVLAAAGPDAIRAVTGVTGARARTLHVLAQTLADGLDLDNVAAVDPVTAHAELLALPGIGPWTADYVALRVLGDDDAFLPSDLVLRRALGRTTAREALARAETWRPWRGYALLHLWTAEVFVD, from the coding sequence GTGAAACTCCCCGTCCCCGGTGGCCTGGCCGCCGAGCCGCTGCGGCGGTTCCTCCTCGCGCACGCCCTGCCGGGCGCCGAGACCCACGTCGACGGGGTGCACCGGCGGGTGTTCTGGACCAGCCACGGTCCCGTCGAGGCGTCCGTCGACCTCGGGACGCAGGAGCGGTGCGACGTCGTGGTGCTCGACGGGCCGCACGCGGAGGAGGTGGCGCCGGTGGTGCGGCGCTGGCTCGACCTCGACGGCCACCAGGAGGAGGCCGAACGGCACCTGGCGCAGGACCCGCTGCTGGCGCCGCTCGTCGCGGCCAACCCCGGGCTGCGCGTGCCCCGCGCGGTGTCGGGGGCGGAGACGGCGCTCCTCACGGTCCTGGGCCAGCAGGTCTCCCTCGCCGCCGCGCGCACGTTCGCCGGTCGGCTCGTCGCCGCCTACGGCGAGTCCGTGGACGCCCTGCGGGCCTTCCCCCGCCCGGACGTCCTCGCCGCGGCCGGACCGGACGCGATCCGCGCCGTCACCGGGGTGACGGGGGCGCGGGCCCGCACGCTGCACGTCCTGGCGCAGACCCTCGCGGACGGTCTGGACCTGGACAACGTCGCCGCCGTGGACCCGGTGACCGCGCACGCCGAACTCCTCGCCCTGCCGGGCATCGGCCCGTGGACCGCGGACTACGTGGCGCTGCGCGTCCTCGGCGACGACGACGCGTTCCTGCCCTCCGACCTCGTGCTGCGCCGCGCCCTCGGCCGGACCACCGCGCGCGAGGCGCTGGCCCGGGCCGAGACGTGGCGCCCCTGGCGCGGGTACGCGCTGCTGCACCTGTGGACCGCCGAGGTCTTCGTGGACTGA
- a CDS encoding SDR family oxidoreductase — MKGTVVVTGGSRGIGAAVVLALAARGVPTCFSYSTHQEAADVVAATAADLGSPSIAVQADVSVESDVKRLFSAAQGLGPVTGLVNNAGITAPQSRVVDLDVDRIRRLLDVNVVGAFLCAREAVKHLTEAGGGTIVNVSSRAAVLGSPGEYVDYAASKAAVDTLTVGLAQEVAADGIRVVGVRPGLIRTDIHASSGEPGRVERLQKTVPMGRGGEADEVAEAVVWLLSDAASYVTGTTLDVSGGR, encoded by the coding sequence GTGAAGGGAACCGTCGTCGTCACCGGTGGTAGTCGCGGCATCGGGGCGGCGGTGGTCCTCGCGCTCGCCGCGCGGGGCGTGCCGACCTGCTTCAGCTACTCCACCCACCAGGAGGCCGCGGACGTCGTCGCGGCGACGGCGGCTGACCTGGGCTCGCCCTCGATCGCCGTCCAGGCGGACGTGTCCGTCGAGTCCGACGTCAAGCGCCTGTTCTCCGCCGCGCAGGGCCTGGGCCCGGTGACGGGACTGGTGAACAACGCGGGGATCACCGCACCGCAGTCGAGGGTCGTCGACCTGGACGTCGACCGGATCCGCCGGCTGCTCGACGTCAACGTCGTGGGGGCGTTCCTCTGCGCCCGTGAGGCCGTCAAGCACCTGACGGAGGCCGGCGGCGGGACGATCGTCAACGTCTCCAGCCGCGCCGCGGTCCTCGGCAGCCCGGGGGAGTACGTCGACTACGCCGCCTCCAAGGCCGCGGTCGACACCCTCACGGTCGGGCTCGCGCAGGAGGTCGCGGCCGACGGGATCCGCGTCGTCGGCGTCCGGCCGGGGTTGATCCGCACCGACATCCACGCCTCCTCGGGTGAGCCCGGACGCGTCGAGCGACTGCAGAAGACCGTCCCGATGGGGCGCGGCGGCGAGGCCGACGAGGTGGCCGAGGCCGTCGTCTGGTTGCTGTCGGACGCCGCCTCCTACGTCACGGGCACCACGCTCGACGTCTCCGGCGGCCGCT